One Bombus pyrosoma isolate SC7728 linkage group LG11, ASM1482585v1, whole genome shotgun sequence DNA segment encodes these proteins:
- the LOC122572494 gene encoding phosphatidylinositol N-acetylglucosaminyltransferase subunit C produces the protein MTVELQWQKNLYENYGLPDNYTDSSFLEQLRKIKPNNVTLIEAITFGASICIQLNIVILFVIIFIWLYNEWASPDIIFVFGVIFTILGYFIYCLKEASTLIEFTKHVRTVLIFLTFGYILSPILKTLTDTISTDTIYAMTILMFLVHLIFSKYGPLQISLSDSLSITSSIFGSLMLASRLASPLHAFSLLTVSVQCFVLLPFLMHKLTSKILISSLLTLNTLYFLLLVSQILSYVFIATIVFLHFICPYWYVRCQKYKDNIYGPWDEAVITS, from the coding sequence ATGACAGTAGAGCTACAATGGCAGaagaatttatatgaaaattatggTCTACCGGATAATTATACGGATAGCTCATTCTTAGAACAATTACGCAAAATAAAACCAAATAATGTAACATTAATCGAAGCAATAACTTTCGGTGCCAGCATATGCATTCAGCTAAATATTGTcattctttttgttattatatttatttggttATACAATGAATGGGCCAGCCCTGATATCATATTTGTATTTGGGGTAATATTCACAATATTgggttattttatatattgtttgaAAGAGGCAAGTACTTTGATAGAGTTCACAAAACATGTTAGAACTGTATtgatttttcttacatttgGATATATTTTGTCACCTATTTTGAAAACTTTAACGGATACCATCAGTACAGATACAATTTATGCCATGACAATATTAATGTTTCTGGtgcatttaatatttagtaagtATGGTCCTTTACAGATCTCTTTGTCTGATTCTTTGTCCATAACATCTTCAATATTTGGCTCCTTAATGCTAGCATCCAGATTGGCATCTCCTTTACATGCCTTTTCTCTTCTCACTGTATCTGTTCagtgttttgttttattaccaTTTTTAATGCATAAACTAACTAGCAAAATACTGATCTCAAGTCTTTTAACATtgaatacattatattttcttctactaGTTTCACAAATTCtttcttatgtatttattGCAACTAtagtatttttacattttatttgtcCTTATTGGTATGTAAGATGCCAGAAgtataaagataatatttatggGCCATGGGATGAAGCTGTTATTACttcttag